The Microbacterium luteum nucleotide sequence TGGCGAGGGCCACCTTGCTGTCGACGCCGAGCTCGGAAGCGATCTCGTGTACGCGTGGTTTTGCCACAATTCTCCTGTCTGGGGTCCACCCAGGCAGGGCAGACCGTTAGTCGCGGACGGGTCTCATTTCGAGCCGTTCACTTTGTTTCCATAGCCGTTCAGCCGTTTCTCGATGGTCTGCGCGTCAAGTGGTCCTGACACACGCAATGCACGCACGAAAGCACGTCGCCGCAGAGCGGCTGTCATGCACTCGGGTGTCGGATGGACCCACGCGCCTCTTCCCGGCATCGAGGCGCGGTCGTCGGGGACGAGCCGGTCATCGATGGCGACCACCCGAAGGAGAGTGGACCGGGAAGCACGCGTGCGACAACCGACGCACGTTCGTACGGGTTCCATCCTACACCTCGGCGCCCGAGACGTTTCCCACGACGGCGAGCGCCGGGGTTCGCACGGAGATTTCGATACGCCCGCTCCGCCCGCTACTCGAGGATCGAATCGGGTTGGATGTCGATCTTCGCACCCGTGAGCTTGGCGGCCAGTCGAGCGTTCTGCCCTTCCTTGCCGATCGCGAGCGACAGCTGATAGTCGGGCACGAGGGCCCGCACGGCCTTGTTGCTCGCGTCCAGGACGAAGCTCGAGGTGACCTTGGCCGGCGACAGGGCGTTGGCCACGAACGTCGGCAGGTCGGCGTGGTAGTCGACGATGTCGATCTTCTCGCCGGCGAGCTCCTCGGTCACCGCGCGCACGCGACGGCCGAGCTCCCCGATGCAGGCGCCCTTGGCGTTGATCGCCGGATCGTTCGCCTTGACGGCGATCTTCGACCGGTGTCCGGCCTCCCGGGCCAGCGAGACGATCTCGACCAGACCGGCGGGGATCTCGGGCACCTCCATCGCGAAGAGCTTGCGCACGAGGCCCGGGTGCGTGCGGGAGACGGTGATCGAAGGCCCCTTCGTCCCCTTGGAGACGCTGGTGACGTAGACCCGGATGCGAGAGCCGTGCGTGTACTCCTCGCCCGGCACCTGCTCCTCCGGCGGCAGGATCGCCTCGACGGTTCCGAGATCGACGTGGATCATGCGCGGATTCGGACCCTGCTGGATCACGCCGGCGACGATGTCGCCCTCCTTGCCGCGGAATTCTCCGAGCACGGCGTCATCCGCGATGTCGCGCAGGCGCTGACTGATCACCTGCTTGGCGGCGAAGGCGGCGATGCGCCCGAAGTTGTCGGGAGTGGTCTCCTCCTCGCCGATCACGGCGCCGGAGTCATCCTGCAGGGGCACGAAGATGGCCACGTGCCCGGTCTTTCGGTCCAGCTGCGCACGAGCTCCGTCAGGGACCTCTCCGGACGGCGAACTGTGCTTCGCGTACGCGGTGAGGATCGCCTGTTCGATAATGCGCACCAGCTCGTCGAAGGGGATCTCCTTCTCGCGCTCGACCGTCCGCAGCAGACCCAGATCGATGTCCACGTCGACCTCCCTATTCAGCTCTCACGCCGTCGCGGCGTGGCCGACGGCATCCCGTATACGTTACCCGATCACCCCGGAGGCGATCCGCTCAGCCGGGGAGCGCTCCGGCCACGCAGTCGTCACGCGCGGGTTCGCGCAGCTCGAACCGGTCCTTCGTCCAGCGCACGAGCACCGGCAGCAGCGCGGACCGCGGCTGCATCACGTTCAGGTGCTCGTACCCCTCGTACTCGAGGAAGCGCACGTGCTCCCCCTGCTCGCAGAGGTCGGCGACGAAACGCTCCTGCAGCACCGGCGGGATGACCTCGTCGTCCCCGCCCCACGCGATCAGCAACGGCGTTTCCCACGGACCCTGCGGCGTGTTCTCGCGCAGGCGCTGCCCGAGGGGTCCGGCCGCGAGGTTCTCGACGTACAGCGGACGATCCTCCGAGACGCCGAGCGCCGTGGCGACCGAGATGACGACACCCGGTTCGGACGGACACCGCTGTGTCATCTCGCGCACGATCGCCTCGCCGCCGGGGGCGACGTACCGGGCGAGCTCGACGTCGTCGTAGGTGTCCGCATAGGGCACGAGCACCCACGAGATCAGGATGGACAGTTCCACGGACGCACCCTCGCG carries:
- the nusA gene encoding transcription termination factor NusA; this translates as MDIDLGLLRTVEREKEIPFDELVRIIEQAILTAYAKHSSPSGEVPDGARAQLDRKTGHVAIFVPLQDDSGAVIGEEETTPDNFGRIAAFAAKQVISQRLRDIADDAVLGEFRGKEGDIVAGVIQQGPNPRMIHVDLGTVEAILPPEEQVPGEEYTHGSRIRVYVTSVSKGTKGPSITVSRTHPGLVRKLFAMEVPEIPAGLVEIVSLAREAGHRSKIAVKANDPAINAKGACIGELGRRVRAVTEELAGEKIDIVDYHADLPTFVANALSPAKVTSSFVLDASNKAVRALVPDYQLSLAIGKEGQNARLAAKLTGAKIDIQPDSILE
- a CDS encoding YlxR family protein, with translation MEPVRTCVGCRTRASRSTLLRVVAIDDRLVPDDRASMPGRGAWVHPTPECMTAALRRRAFVRALRVSGPLDAQTIEKRLNGYGNKVNGSK